One region of Parambassis ranga chromosome 21, fParRan2.1, whole genome shotgun sequence genomic DNA includes:
- the bcs1l gene encoding mitochondrial chaperone BCS1, with protein MPMSDLLDGLKDNPYFGAGFGLVGVGTALALARKGAQVGMIFFRRHYMITLEVPSRDKSYHWLLSWITKHARHTQHLSVETSYIAHESGRVHTQFDFHPSPGNHIIWYGRKWIRVERTREKQMVDLHTGTPWESVTFTALGRDRRIFFNILQEARELALKQEEGRTVMYTAMGAEWRPFGFPRRRRPLSSVVLEKGVGERIVDDVKDFIGNPKWYTDRGIPYRRGYLLYGPPGCGKSSFITALAGDLGYSICLMSLSDRTLSDDRLNHLLSVAPQQSIILLEDVDAAFVSRELVPTENPLAYQGMGRLTFSGLLNALDGVASSEARIVFMTTNFIDRLDAALIRPGRVDLKQYIGHCTHWQLTQMFWRFYPDEPRSEGERFAERALAAHSEISAAQVQGHFLLHKLDPAGSIDNVAQIKG; from the exons ATGCCCATGTCAGACTTACTGGACGGCCTCAAGGACAACCCTTACTTTGGGGCTGGTTTTGGACTGGTCGGAGTTGGGACTGCGTTAGCATTGGCCAGAAAAGGTGCCCAGGTGGGAATGATCTTCTTCCGCAGGCACTATATGATCACTCTGGAGGTCCCCAGTAGAGACAAGAGCTACCACTGGTTGCTGAGCTGGATCACTAAGCATGCCAGGCACACTCAGCACCTCAGCGTGGAGACCTCCTACATAGCACATGAGAGTGGACGGGTTCACACTCAGTTTGACTTCCACCCAAGTCCTGGGAACCACATTATCTG GTATGGGAGGAAATGGATCAGGGTGGAGAGAACCAGAGAGAAGCAGATGGTGGATCTGCATACTGGAACTCCATGGGAGTCTGTCACCTTCACTGCCTTAGGCAGAGACAGGCGGATCTTCTTTAACATCTTACAAGAAG CAAGAGAACTGGCCCTGaagcaggaagaaggaaggaCGGTAATGTACACAGCCATGGGCGCGGAGTGGAGGCCCTTTGGGTTTCCACGGCGACGTAGACCCCTCAGCTCTGTGGTGCTGGAGAAAGGTGTTGGCGAGCGAATTGTAGATGATGTGAAGGACTTCATTGGAAATCCAAAGTGGTACACAGACAGAG GCATTCCTTACCGAAGAGGATATCTGCTTTATGGTCCCCCAGGATGTGGAAAGAGCAGCTTCAT CACGGCTCTGGCTGGCGATTTGGGCTATAGCATCTGTCTGATGAGCCTGAGTGACCGAACACTGTCAGATGACCGTTTGAACCACCTCCTGAGCGTGGCACCGCAGCAGAGCATCATTCTCCTAGAGGATGTAGATGCAGCTTTTGTCAGCCGTGAACTGGTTCCTACAGAGA ACCCTTTGGCCTACCAGGGGATGGGGCGACTGACCTTCAGTGGACTGCTTAATGCTCTTGATGGAGTGGCTTCATCTGAGGCCAGGATAGTTTTTATGACCACTAACTTTATTGACAG GTTGGACGCAGCACTAATCCGACCCGGTCGTGTTGATCTGAAGCAGTACATCGGGCACTGCACCCACTGGCAGCTCACCCAGATGTTCTGGAGGTTCTACCCAGACGAGCCTCGCTCTGAAGGAGAGCGTTTTGCAGAGCGTGCTTTAGCTGCTCACTCTGAGATTAGCGCTGCTCAGGTGCAAGGACACTTTCTGCTGCACAAATTGGACCCTGCAGGATCTATAGACAATGTTGCCCAAATAAAAGGATGA